Proteins from a single region of Dictyostelium discoideum AX4 chromosome 5 chromosome, whole genome shotgun sequence:
- the cox11 gene encoding cytochrome c oxidase assembly protein, with amino-acid sequence MSRLFNNFLLKTNKNQFIQSFSTKSQINNNIFNNLIKNEKISLPPPPFLSSSSPLSMNNIFNRNNKNLYTTNNFNYNKLQFTTQSPNPTPTPTPTPTPTPTPNNNENNNNKNNNNNNFKEEQKKILQEKNKAIGLYVLIAIIGILGLSYAAVPLYRIFCRATGYGGTTRDADDFDVIRKRNLDRTVYPIKVTFSASTANKIPWTFKPTQSTIECLPGEPVLCFYRATNNTDTPIIGVATYNITPMKAGTYFTKIQCFCFDEQRINAHETIDMPVLFVIEPELLDDKNMKGVSDITLSYTFFKSNDQGEYEEI; translated from the coding sequence ATGTcaagattatttaataattttctatTGAAAACgaataaaaatcaatttattcaatcattttcaacAAAATCTCAAATTAACaacaatattttcaataatttaataaaaaatgaaaaaatatcaTTACCCCCACCACCTTTTTTATCCTCGTCATCCCCATTATCAAtgaataatatatttaatagaaataataaaaatttatacacaacaaataattttaattataataaattacaatttacAACTCAATCACCCAATCCAACCCCAACCCCAACCCCAACCCCAACTCCAACCCCAAccccaaataataatgaaaataataataataaaaataataataataataattttaaagaagaacaaaagaaaatattacaaGAAAAGAATAAAGCAATTGGATTATACGTTTTAATTGCAATTATTGGTATTTTAGGATTATCATATGCAGCAGTACCATTGTATAGAATATTTTGTAGAGCAACCGGATATGGTGGTACAACAAGAGATGCTGATGATTTTGATgtaattagaaaaagaaatttagaTAGAACTGTTTACCCAATTAAAGTTACATTCTCAGCATCAACAGCCAATAAAATTCCATGGACATTCAAACCAACTCAAAGTACAATCGAATGTTTACCTGGTGAACCAGTTTTATGTTTTTATAGAGCAACCAATAATACCGACACACCAATTATTGGTGTTGCAACTTATAACATCACTCCAATGAAAGCTGGAACCTATTTCACTAAAATTCAATGTTTTTGTTTCGATGAACAACGTATCAATGCTCATGAAACAATTGATATGCctgtattatttgtaatagaACCCGAACTTTtagatgataaaaatatgAAAGGTGTTTCTGATATAACCTTATCTTATACtttctttaaatcaaatgatcaAGGTGAATAtgaagaaatttaa
- the syn1A gene encoding t-SNARE family protein — translation MEDRLQELRNAGGVKPEVDKKKKGKKGKGGEETPESPSEPSGSNYEDPSINDIELGPDDPEASEEFMPEFYQEVGVLKTLMTSVKRSVRSIEDKYVLSLNSINVDQGSKYEDDIQQMLDGTNKSFSELKKKLDTMKINNDKFAATKTATPTEVRIRSNMHNTLTQKFVEMMREYQEIQNNYKNKYKEKIERQYKIVKPDATQEEIREAIDSGDSKKIFEETILYTHLHTQAKNALDYIQDRHNDILKLEQSIAELHQLFLDMAILVETQGELLNQIEANVESTVLNTKEGVENLAEANRQHKKSRKKMYILLIIVAIVLVAILAPILSTQISK, via the exons atggagGATCGTTTACAAGAATTGAGA aatGCAGGTGGTGTTAAACCTGAAGtggataaaaagaaaaaaggtaaaaaggGAAAAGGAGGAGAAGAAACACCAGAGTCTCCATCAGAACCATCAGGATCAAATTATGAAGATCCATCAATCAACGATATTGAATTAGGTCCAGATGATCCAGAAGCATCTGAAGAATTTATGCCAGAATTTTATCAAGAAGTTGgtgttttaaaaactttaatgaCATCAGTTAAAAGGAGTGTAAGAAGTATAGAGGACAAATAtgttttatctttaaattcGATTAATGTTGATCAAGGTTcaa aatATGAAGATGATATACAACAAATGCTAGATGGTACAAATAAATCATTCTctgaattaaaaaagaaattagatacaatgaaaataaataacgaTAAATTTGCAGCCACAAAAACAGCAACACCAACAGAAGTACGTATTAGATCGAATATGCACAATACATTAACACAAAAGTTTGTGGAAATGATGAGAGAATATcaagaaattcaaaataattataaaaataaatataaagaaaagaTTGAAAGACAATATAAAATTG taAAACCCGATGCAACACAAGAAGAGATTAGGGAAGCTATAGATTCAGGTGATTCTAAAAAGATTTTCGAGGAAACTATTCTTTATACACATTTACATACACAAGCAAAGAATGCATTGGATTATATTCAAGATAGACATAAtgatattttgaaattggaaCAAAGTATTGCAGAGTTACATCAATTGTTTTTAGATATGGCTATTTTGGTTGAGACTCAAGGTGAATTACTCAATCAAATCGAAGCAAACGTTGAATCCACTGTATTAAATACTAAAGAAGGTGTTGAAAATTTAGCTGAAGCAAATAGACAACATAAAAAATCCAGAAAGAAAATgtatattcttttaattattgttgcAATTGTTTTGGTTGCAATTTTAGCTCCAATCCTCAGTACTCAAATcagtaaataa